From Camelina sativa cultivar DH55 chromosome 7, Cs, whole genome shotgun sequence, one genomic window encodes:
- the LOC104702614 gene encoding methylthioalkylmalate synthase 3, chloroplastic-like → MASPPLSPSRTIPTTAVARSVLPIGSSLPSVSLTRPYNKPTSCSLVSKNDAATSSTVKPIVKRCAEYIPNKLPDSKYVRIFDTTLRDGEQSPGAALTPPQKIEIARQLAKLRVDIMEAGFPGSSEEEVETIKTIAKTVGNEVDEETGYVPVICGLSRCKDTDIKAAWEALQYAKRPRLGLFISTSDIHMKYKLKKTREEVIEMATTSIRFAKSLGFTDIQFGSEDGGRTDKDFLCKLLEVAIKEGAATVGFADTVGVNMPQEMAELVTYVKENTPGIENVIYGVHCHNDLGVATANTIAAICAGARHVEVTINGIGERSGNAPLEEVVMALKCRGPYVMDGVYTNIDTRQIMATSKMVQEHTGMYVQAHKPIVGDNCFVHESGIHQDGILKNRTTYEILSPEDIGIVKSKNSGLVLGKLSGSHGIKDRLKELGYDIGDEKLKDIFSRFRDLTKQKKRVTDDDLKALVV, encoded by the exons ATGGCTTCCCCACCTCTGTCACCTTCTCGTACGATCCCCACCACTGCGGTTGCCCGATCAGTGTTACCCATTGGATCTTCCTTGCCCTCTGTCAGCCTGACACGTCCATACAACAAGCCGACAAGCTGCTCCCTTGTGTCCAAAAATGATGCGGCAACTAGTTCTACTGTCAAACCTATCGTGAAACGGTGTGCTGAGTACATACCAAACAAGCTACCCGACAGTAAATATGTGCGTATATTTGACACGACGCTCCGTGACGGGGAACAATCTCCCGGTGCAGCCCTTACTCCACCGCAAAAGATAGAGATTGCCCGGCAACTCGCTAAACTCCGAGTAGACATTATGGAAGCTGGTTTCCCGGGGTCGTCTGAGGAAGAGGTAGAAACCATCAAAACCATCGCCAAGACTGTTGGGAACgag GTGGATGAGGAGACAGGTTACGTCCCGGTGATATGCGGCCTCTCACGATGCAAAGATACAGACATCAAGGCGGCTTGGGAGGCGTTGCAGTATGCGAAGAGGCCGAGGCTAGGCTTATTCATATCTACTAGTGACATTCACATGAAATATAAGTTGAAAAAGACTAGAGAAGAAGTTATCGAGATGGCCACGACTAGTATTAGGTTCGCTAAAAGCTTAGGCTTCACTGACATCCAATTCGGTTCCGAAGACGGCGGCAG AACGGATAAGGACTTTCTATGTAAGCTTTTGGAAGTAGCAATAAAAGAGGGTGCAGCTACGGTGGGCTTCGCGGACACGGTAGGGGTTAACATGCCGCAAGAAATGGCAGAACTAGTGACATATGTCAAAGAAAACACTCCTGGAATTGAAAATGTTATCTACGGTGTTCATTGTCACAACGACCTTGGTGTTGCTACCGCCAACACAATCGCT gccATATGTGCGGGAGCAAGACATGTCGAAGTAACAATCAACGGAATAGGTGAAAGAAGTGGGAATGCGCCGCTTGAAGAG GTCGTGATGGCATTGAAATGTCGAGGACCATATGTGATGGATGGTGTTTACACAAATATAGACACACGCCAAATTATGGCTACTAGCAAGATG GTTCAAGAACATACCGGCATGTATGTTCAAGCACATAAGCCCATAGTTGGAGACAACTGCTTTGTTCATGAAAGCGGCATTCACCAG GatggaatattaaaaaatcGGACTACATATGAGATTTTATCACCAGAAGATATTGGGATCGTCAAATCTAAAAATTCTGGCCTTGTTCTTGGAAAGCTTAG TGGAAGCCATGGTATTAAAGATAGGCTAAAAGAG tTGGGATATGACATCGGTGATGAGAAGTTGAAGGACATCTTCTCACGATTCAGGGATTTAACCAAGCAGAAAAAG AGAGTCACAGACGATGATTTGAAGGCACTAGTGGTGTGA